DNA sequence from the Pseudoglutamicibacter cumminsii genome:
CTGCCTTTGCGGCTTCACCCGCGCGTTTTCCGGTGAGGTGTACTCCCTTGATGTGGTCGTCGCGTCCCTCCTGGAATGCGGCTTCGCACAAGAAGAGGTCGGCGTCACGAGCCGCTTCGATGAGTTCTGGGCATTCGTCGGTGTCACCCGAATACGTCAGGATGGAGTGGACCGGCCGGCCGTCGAGGATCTCATGGCCTTCGATGCGGAAAGCATAGGCTTCGTCGACCGGGTGGACCACAGGGTATGGGGTCACGGTGAGCGGCCCGATCGTGACGGGTTCGTTGGCTTTCCATGAGCGGAAGTCGAAGTCTTCCCGCATCCCCGGGTCGCGCGGCAGGCCGTAGGCGTCTGCCATGCGGTCCGCCGTATCTGCGGGGCCGTAAACGCGCACCCGGTCACGTCCCCACCCTTCAGGGTCCCAGTGCACGGCGACGTGCAGGCCGCACAAGTCCATGCAGTGGTCTGGGTGTAGGTGGGAAATCAGAACCGCATCGATATCTTTGAGGTCCATGTAGCGTTGCAGGA
Encoded proteins:
- a CDS encoding MBL fold metallo-hydrolase, whose translation is MKLTIIGCTGSFPGPGSPASCYLLTAHDGTRPWRVLLDFGSGSLGVLQRYMDLKDIDAVLISHLHPDHCMDLCGLHVAVHWDPEGWGRDRVRVYGPADTADRMADAYGLPRDPGMREDFDFRSWKANEPVTIGPLTVTPYPVVHPVDEAYAFRIEGHEILDGRPVHSILTYSGDTDECPELIEAARDADLFLCEAAFQEGRDDHIKGVHLTGKRAGEAAKAAGVERLLLTHIPVWTDHSTLLEEARAEYDGDLAVAVAGVTYGVRSGERIGDPRTASMARVPESLARALQEAGVRHRPIPGHRGTAENPVQPGPHDPSP